The window GGATTGCGGCTGCCGCATCGAGGAGGGACATCCCGCGTGGGAGGCCCTCCGCAACCTGAGCCGGAACCTCGGAAAGAAGGACTAGTCATGGGTCTGCCGAAGAGGCGTATCTCGAAAGCCCGAAAGAGGAAGAGACGCACGCATCAGAAGCTCGCCGTGGTGCGGCCGACTCTCTGCTCCCACTGCGGACAGCCGAAGCCGCCGCACCGCATCTGCCCGCATTGCGGCTACTACCGAGGACGACGGGTCGTCATCGTCGAGTAAGACGCGGGGGACGCGACTTGCGGATCGCCGTTGATGCGATGGGCGGGGACTCGGGCGTCGGAACCGTGGCGGCCGGCGTCGCGCGGTTCCTTCGCGAGAACTCCGAGGAGGTCGGGGTCATCCTCGTCGGCGACGAGGAGCGGATCCGCCGCGAGCTCGCCGTCCACGGGGACTTCGACCCCCGCGTGGAGGTCGAGCACGCGAGCGAGACGATCCAGATGGAGGAGCACGGCGCCGCCGCCTCCCGGCGAAAGCGCGACTCCTCGATCGCGCGCGGGCTTCAGCTTCACAAGGAGGGAAAAGCCGACGCGTTCGTGAGCGCGGGGAACACGAGCGCGGTCGTCGCCGCGTCTCTCCTCATCCTCGGGCGCCTACCGGGCGTCCGCCGCCCCGCCATCGCGACGTTCGTCCCGAACGAGAAGGACGGCTTCGTTCTCCTCGACATCGGCGCCACGAAGGACTGCCGCCCGACCGATCTCGTCCAGTTCGCCCACATGGGCGCGGTCTACGCCGAGAAGATCCTCGGGCGCGAGAACCCGCGCGTCGGCCTTCTCAACATCGGGGAGGAGCCGACGAAGGGGAACGACCTCACGCGCGAGGCGTTTCCGCTTCTCGAGAAGAGCAGCCTCAATTTCGCCGGGAACGTCGAGGCGGTCGGGATGTTCAAGGGAGAGGTCGATGTCGCGGTCTGCGACGGTTTCGTCGGGAACGTGATCCTCAAGTTCGCCGAAGGGATGGTCGCGATGATCCTCGGCTTCCTGAAAGGGGAGATCGCGCGCCACCCGAGGGCGAAGATCGGCGCCGCGCTCCTCAAGCCGACTCTTTCGCACTTGAAAGATCAATTGAGCTACGAACAATACGGGGGGGCTCCTCTCCTCGGGATCGACGGGGTTTGCATGATTAGCCACGGCCGTTCTTCGTCCCTGGCCATCGCGAACGCGGTGCGAACGGCGAGCCGTTTCGTTCGGTACGACATCAGCCGGGAGATCGGAAAGAGAACCCGGGCCTACGACGAGGTGGCGGTTGACTAAGCGGCGAACGTGCATTCTGGGGACCGGGGCTTATGTCCCGGAGAAGCTTCTGACGAACGACGATCTGGCGAAGATCGTGGACACGACGGACGAGTGGATCATGACAAGGACGGGGATCCGCGTCCGGCACATCGCCGCGGAGAACGAGGCGACTTCGGACGTCGCTTCCCCCGCGGCGCTTCGCGCGTGCGAGGCGGCGGGGATCTCTCCCGCCGATCTCGATGCGGTGATCCTCGGAACGGCGACGCCCGACATGCTCTTCCCCTCCACCGCGTGCATCGTGCAGGCGAACATCGGCGCGGTCCGCGCGGCCGCCTTCGACGTCAGCGCCGCGTGCTCCGGATTCATCTACGGGATGGCGCTCGGAAAGGGGCTCATCGAGACGGACCAGGCGCGCCGGGTGCTCGTCATCGGCGCCGAGACGCTGAGCAAGATCGTCGATTGGGAGGACCGAAACACGTGCGTCCTCTTCGGCGACGGCGCCGGGGCGGTCGTGATCGGCGCGTGCGAGGAGGATCGCGGGATCCTCTCGATCAACTTCGGAAGCGACGGGAGGCTCTGGGAGCTTCTCCATCAACCGGCGGGCGGCTCCCGCATGCCGGCGACCGTCGAGTC of the Candidatus Eisenbacteria bacterium genome contains:
- a CDS encoding 50S ribosomal protein L32, coding for MGLPKRRISKARKRKRRTHQKLAVVRPTLCSHCGQPKPPHRICPHCGYYRGRRVVIVE
- the plsX gene encoding phosphate acyltransferase PlsX is translated as MRIAVDAMGGDSGVGTVAAGVARFLRENSEEVGVILVGDEERIRRELAVHGDFDPRVEVEHASETIQMEEHGAAASRRKRDSSIARGLQLHKEGKADAFVSAGNTSAVVAASLLILGRLPGVRRPAIATFVPNEKDGFVLLDIGATKDCRPTDLVQFAHMGAVYAEKILGRENPRVGLLNIGEEPTKGNDLTREAFPLLEKSSLNFAGNVEAVGMFKGEVDVAVCDGFVGNVILKFAEGMVAMILGFLKGEIARHPRAKIGAALLKPTLSHLKDQLSYEQYGGAPLLGIDGVCMISHGRSSSLAIANAVRTASRFVRYDISREIGKRTRAYDEVAVD
- a CDS encoding ketoacyl-ACP synthase III yields the protein MLGTGAYVPEKLLTNDDLAKIVDTTDEWIMTRTGIRVRHIAAENEATSDVASPAALRACEAAGISPADLDAVILGTATPDMLFPSTACIVQANIGAVRAAAFDVSAACSGFIYGMALGKGLIETDQARRVLVIGAETLSKIVDWEDRNTCVLFGDGAGAVVIGACEEDRGILSINFGSDGRLWELLHQPAGGSRMPATVESVEKKKHKIHMTGRDVFKHAVTHMSGAGLRALEEAGHTGPELDWLFPHQANIRIMEAVAKRLEVPREKVYVNLERFGNTSAASIPIALDEAVRGGHCRPGMLIGLVAFGGGFTWAAAIARV